One Elaeis guineensis isolate ETL-2024a chromosome 10, EG11, whole genome shotgun sequence genomic window carries:
- the LOC105052279 gene encoding uncharacterized protein codes for MKAPPLSYSPNCCPPSIGRSKNISALKPSSRASRLVEVWAKKDASEEKGEAEKSKQSLFGSVTEALDFSQVRSSEDAQLLEEAREATRSGGKMSREQYGALRRKIGGTYKDFFKSYVDVDGQYVEDGWVDKTCKVCKQDTRGEPRQVDNLGRYVHVACLEKSKSTNFFSKLFSR; via the exons ATGAAGGCTCCTCCGCTGTCGTACTCGCCAAACTGCTGCCCTCCATCCATAGGGCGGTCCAAAAACATCTCGGCTCTTAAGCCCAGCAGCAGAGCCTCTAGGTTGGTGGAGGTTTGGGCTAAGAAAGATGCGAGTGAGGAGAAAGGAGAGGCCGAGAAGAGCAAGCAGTCCTTGTTTGGGAGTGTTACAGAGGCCCTTGACTTCTCGCAGGTCAGGTCCTCTGAGGATGCCCAGCTTCTGGAGGAGGCAAGGGAGGCCACCAGATCTGGAGGAAAGATGAGCAGGGAACAG TATGGCGCACTCCGGAGGAAGATTGGTGGCACCtacaaagattttttcaaatcCTATGTTGATG TTGATGGGCAATATGTGGAGGATGGTTGGGTGGATAAGACTTGCAAGGTATGCAAACAGGACACCAGGGGAGAGCCAAGACAAGTTGACAACCTTGGAAGATACGTCCATGTGGCATGTTTAGAGAAATCCAAATCAACGAACTTCTTCTCCAAGCTTTTCTCGAGATAA
- the LOC105052277 gene encoding U-box domain-containing protein 16-like yields MAISSSPLPRPSSPPPLPDPCDPDLVRSLLRLSREISRFEPPKSLQNRNFSSIARKSKLLALFFEELLRDSTPDLPRYASLCLKEILLVLQRFKALLGDCSTRSRMRLLLQADTVANEFHELTLELSILLDILPLAELDVGEDVRDLVDMVRRQCRRSTAAVDPAEATLRGEIFDIIREIEREIVPDRSKLEAVFEKLGLDDSRSCRNEIESLEREIGDRVAEKWTAAMIALVGLVRYAKCVLYGASTPKAESAGKFSFSATDLAVPADFRCPISLELMRDPVVVASGQTYDRESISRWIASGHATCPNTGQALTHTNLIPNKALKNLIFQWCREQHVPFVGVDPGNGGRATAVSANKAALEAARMTASFLVQKLAASSSTEAANRVVHELRQLAKSGSDNRAFVAEAGAIPLLLPLLRSDDPGLQVNAVTALLNLSILEANKRRIMRADGGVDGIVDVMASGATWRAKENAAATILSLSSIHVYRRRLGRNRCVIDRLVNLVKVGPTSTKKDALAAILSLAGDRENNARLVEGGVVEMALGAAEVAEEAVAVLAAVAKRGGAEAVGKAEGSTAKLVQVLRRGSDWARESAAAALVLVCRRAGVSAVAELAATPGIEWVIWELMGSGTERAKRKAAALCRICRRWTAAVETDRTAAFSAVTITASTTAVAQA; encoded by the coding sequence ATGGCgatctcttcctcccctcttcctcGCCCATCTTCTCCCCCTCCTCTCCCAGACCCCTGCGATCCCGACCTCGTCCGATCCCTTCTTCGGCTCTCGAGAGAGATTTCCCGCTTCGAGCCTCCCAAATCCCTCCAAAATCGAAACTTCTCTTCAATTGCCCGCAAATCGAAGCTCCTGGCACTGTTCTTCGAGGAGCTCCTCCGCGATTCCACCCCCGATCTCCCCCGATACGCCTCCCTCTGTCTCAAAGAGATCCTTCTCGTTCTCCAGCGTTTCAAGGCCTTGCTCGGTGATTGCTCCACCCGGAGCCGAATGCGGCTCCTCCTCCAGGCCGACACCGTCGCCAACGAGTTCCACGAGCTCACCCTCGAGCTCTCCATTCTGCTGGACATTCTCCCTCTAGCTGAACTGGATGTGGGGGAGGATGTGAGGGATCTCGTGGATATGGTCCGCCGCCAGTGCCGGCGGTCGACGGCTGCGGTGGATCCGGCGGAGGCGACGCTCCGGGGCGAGATATTTGACATCATCCGCGAGATCGAGAGGGAGATCGTGCCCGATCGGTCCAAGCTGGAGGCGGTGTTCGAGAAATTGGGGCTGGACGACTCCCGGAGCTGCCGCAACGAGATCGAGTCGCTGGAGCGCGAGATCGGCGACCGGGTTGCCGAGAAATGGACGGCGGCGATGATCGCCCTCGTCGGCCTTGTCCGCTACGCCAAATGCGTCCTCTACGGCGCCTCCACGCCGAAGGCGGAGTCCGCCGGAAAATTTAGCTTCTCCGCGACTGATCTCGCAGTCCCCGCGGACTTCCGGTGCCCGATCTCGCTCGAGCTGATGCGGGATCCCGTCGTGGTGGCGAGCGGGCAGACGTACGATCGGGAGTCCATCAGCCGGTGGATCGCCTCCGGGCATGCCACGTGTCCCAATACCGGCCAGGCCCTCACCCACACCAACCTGATCCCCAACAAAGCCCTCAAGAATTTGATCTTCCAGTGGTGCCGCGAGCAGCACGTGCCGTTCGTCGGCGTGGATCCCGGGAACGGTGGAAGGGCCACCGCCGTCAGCGCCAACAAGGCCGCCCTCGAGGCGGCGAGGATGACGGCGTCGTTCCTCGTCCAAAAGCTAGCCGCCTCGTCGTCGACGGAGGCCGCAAACCGTGTCGTCCACGAGCTCCGCCAGCTCGCCAAATCCGGATCCGATAACCGCGCCTTCGTCGCGGAAGCCGGCGCCATTCCGTTACTCCTGCCGCTTCTCCGTTCGGATGACCCTGGCCTCCAAGTTAACGCCGTTACGGCTTTGCTCAACCTTTCCATCCTCGAAGCCAACAAGAGGCGGATTATGCGTGCGGACGGCGGCGTTGACGGCATCGTTGACGTGATGGCGAGCGGTGCCACGTGGCGCGCAAAGGAGAACGCGGCCGCGACGATCCTGAGCCTCTCCTCCATCCACGTCTACCGCAGGCGATTGGGCCGAAATCGTTGTGTCATTGACCGATTGGTCAATCTCGTAAAAGTAGGGCCCACCAGCACGAAGAAAGATGCGCTGGCGGCAATTTTAAGCCTGGCTGGCGATCGGGAGAACAACGCACGGTTGGTGGAGGGCGGCGTGGTGGAGATGGCGCTCGGAGCGGCGGAGGTGGCGGAGGAGGCGGTGGCTGTGCTCGCTGCGGTGGCGAAGAGGGGTGGCGCGGAGGCGGTGGGGAAGGCGGAAGGGTCCACCGCGAAGTTGGTTCAGGTTTTGAGGCGCGGGTCGGACTGGGCGAGGGAGAGCGCAGCGGCGGCGCTGGTCCTGGTCTGCCGGCGGGCTGGTGTCTCCGCGGTGGCGGAGCTGGCGGCGACCCCGGGAATCGAGTGGGTAATATGGGAGCTGATGGGATCCGGGACCGAGAGGGCAAAGCGGAAGGCCGCCGCCCTGTGCCGGATCTGCCGGCGGTGGACCGCGGCGGTGGAGACCGACCGGACGGCTGCATTTTCCGCGGTGACCATCACGGCTTCCACAACCGCGGTGGCGCAGGCTTGA
- the LOC105052278 gene encoding protein GRAVITROPIC IN THE LIGHT 1 has translation MDSAPPRTTKNSSNIPGVFLHISKLCKLKSVGVCENPKPTNDSSFHSSNAGEANCCVDNRDWKIHPQPLEETPISSSGCLEEAVISRLFNTISALKTAYVQLQQAHIPYEPKKIHVADELIVSELESLSELQHLYMKKHKCDSKFQSSLCLKIREFREMLAELETKIQCRETEIARLRSEVEELERKNVELEQNIKQQMLPEEELFPLWKELTPALFSEVFKFTSKSIHDFAKPLISLMKASGWNLDEAASLISDSVIYAERSHKKFAFEAYLSRVMLGDAQDVCFSLEKFDRVMSFRDPLDALMEDPDSNFGRFCRSKYVMVVPSQMEFSFFGNSDQRAFVLSGGHPRTPFYQAFTRMARWIWAVLVMVHSFIPRAEMFYAKRGDDFSKNYMESVVNQVPTEKGEKLKVGFTVTPGFKIGSTIIQCRIYPCRMKASIGSFGSSL, from the coding sequence ATGGACTCCGCTCCACCAAGAACTACAAAGAACTCTTCCAACATCCCTGGCGTCTTTCTACACATCTCCAAGCTATGCAAGCTGAAATCTGTTGGTGTATGTGAGAACCCAAAACCCACCAATGATTCCTCCTTCCACAGCTCCAATGCTGGAGAGGCCAATTGCTGTGTCGACAATCGAGACTGGAAGATCCACCCCCAACCATTGGAGGAAACACCGATCTCAAGCTCCGGGTGCTTGGAAGAAGCTGTGATCTCAAGGCTATTCAACACCATCTCTGCTCTCAAAACAGCCTATGTCCAGCTCCAGCAAGCCCACATCCCTTATGAGCCTAAGAAGATCCATGTTGCTGATGAGCTTATTGTTTCTGAGCTTGAATCCCTTTCCGAGTTACAACATTTGTATATGAAGAAACACAAATGTGATTCCAAGTTTCAATCTTCTCTATGTTTGAAGATTCGAGAGTTTCGGGAAATGCTGGCAGAATTGGAGACCAAAATCCAGTGCAGAGAGACTGAGATTGCCCGTCTCAGGTCAGAAGTTGAGGAATTGGAACGAAAGAATGTGGAATTGGAGCAGAATATTAAGCAGCAAATGCTGCCTGAAGAGGAATTATTTCCACTTTGGAAAGAATTGACTCCAGCTTTGTTTTCTGAGGTCTTTAAGTTCACATCTAAATCCATCCATGACTTTGCAAAGCCACTCATTAGCTTAATGAAAGCTTCTGGTTGGAATCTAGATGAAGCTGCCAGTTTAATATCTGACTCAGTCATATATGCTGAAAGATCTCACAAGAAATTTGCATTTGAAGCCTATCTTTCTCGGGTAATGCTTGGTGATGCTCAGGATGTATGCTTTAGTTTGGAGAAATTTGATCGTGTTATGAGCTTTCGGGACCCCTTGGATGCTTTGATGGAAGACCCTGATTCTAATTTTGGGAGATTTTGCCGATCGAAGTATGTTATGGTGGTGCCATCGCAGATGGAATTCTCATTCTTCGGTAATTCAGATCAAAGAGCATTCGTGTTGAGCGGTGGGCACCCAAGGACGCCGTTCTATCAAGCATTCACAAGAATGGCAAGATGGATTTGGGCAGTGTTGGTGATGGTGCATTCTTTTATTCCAAGGGCTGAGATGTTTTATGCTAAGAGAGGGGATGACTTCTCCAAGAACTACATGGAGAGTGTGGTGAATCAAGTGCCCACTGAAAAAGGAGAGAAGCTTAAGGTCGGGTTTACTGTGACGCCGGGGTTTAAGATTGGAAGCACCATTATCCAGTGCAGGATTTATCCTTGCAGGATGAAGGCCTCCATCGGGAGTTTTGGTTCTTCATTGTAA